DNA sequence from the Candidatus Cloacimonadota bacterium genome:
GAATAATCATATCCATCTTATTGTGTCTCATTCCCAAAATCTATCACAAGTTATTCAGAACTTTAAAAGTTTTACAGCGAAGGAGATAATAAACAGACTTAAGAGTGATGATAGAAGTTGGATACTCGATCTACTGAGAGAGAATAAGGCTGAATATAAAAATGAATCAAAATTTCAGTTTTGGCAGGAAGGAAACCATCCGAAGCAAATTCAGAATCCAGAAATGTTTAATCAAAAAACAGAATATATTCATTACAATCCTGTCAGAAGGGGACTGGTTTCTGATGAGAAGGACTGGATTTACTCAAGTGCTCGAAATTATTCAGGATTAGACTCTGTTTTTTATGTTGATAAAATAATTTTGTTGTGCGTATCCAAGCTGGGGCTTGGATACGAGAATAAATTGAATCTCCGTGTTCTCCGTGAACTCAGTGGTTAATCAAAAGGAAGAAAAATGGATATTTATAAATTATGGCCCGAATTAAATTGGATCAAAGACGATGATCTTAGAGAAAAAACTGCAAAAACTTGGGAGCTGGCTTTGGAAAGAAGCGTCCTTTCAGCAGAAGATTTGAAGACAATTCCATTCACACTTTTGTGTGGTCCCGACCTTAAAGTTACTTTTATGGATCACAAACAAAGTGTGGTTCACATCGCTAAAGCAGCAGGTGAAAAATGCAACGAGTTTTATCATGGTGAACTTCCTGTGAATATGGATGTTCTGATTTCCGGAGCAATTCTGGCAGATGTCGGCAAGCTGCTGGAATATGTTCTTGATGGTGAAGGGAAAGCAGTTCAGGGAACTTACGGAAAGTATCTTCGTCATCCGTTTTCCGGAGTTGCGATTGCAGAAGAATGCGGAATTCCGGCAGAGGTTTGTCACATCATCGCAACGCATGCAGGCGAAGGAAATATGGTCAAACGAACCACCGAAGCTTATCTGGTTCATCACGCCGATTTTATGACTTTCCTTCCATTTAAGGAAAGGTTGAAGATCTAAAACCTTGCGAATGGTCTTGATCTTCGCAATGGTTACCTTTTATCTCTAATGAATTTAAATTTTTGATTTGTAATGTAAACAGACCATTATGGAGGTTTCGTAATCTTGATTGAATATTGGTAAGGATTCCAAGATTTTAACTCAACCCCGTAAGGTCTTCGTTTGTTTTGTTAGTTTTTGTTGGTTGTAAAAAAGGAGAAAAAATATGGGATTAACTTTAATAGAAAAGATCCTGGCAAATCATTCCGAACAGGAAATTGTAAAGCCGGGAGAGATAATTGATATCGAAATTGATGTACGAGTAGCAAGAGATTTCGGCGGCGCGAATGTCGTCAAAAATCTTGTCAATAATGGATTGGAAGTTGACGATCCGGGCAAAACTTTTTTCACATTCGACTGCAATCCAACCGGTTCGGATCAAAAATATGCTGCCAATCAGCAATATTGCCGGATGTTCGCTCGTGAAAACGAGATCAAAGTTTATGATGTGAATTCCGGGATCGGAACTCATCTTGTAATTGAAAAAGGTCTGGCAATTCCAGGTGGAACAATCGTTTCGACAGACTCACATGCGAATATTCTGGGAGCGATCGGAGCGTTTGGTCAGGGAATGGGAGATCGCGATATTGCCGCAGCTTGGGCAAATGGTAAAAGCTGGTTCAAAGTTCCGGAATCAGTGAAATTGACTTTAAAGGGAAAAAGACCGGAAAATATTTATGCCAAAGATATTGTCTTGAATCTGCTGCATAAATTCGGTGCGAACAAACTTCTGGGATATTCTGTTGAAATTTATGGTGATGAAGTCGAGAAATTTACTCTCGATGAGAGAATTACCATCTCTTCCATGGCAACAGAAATGGGAGCTATCATCGTTCTTTTCCCGCCTTCTGATGAGATAATTTCTTATTGTGAAGAGCGTTCCGGCAAGAAGATCGAAAAAATTACAGCAGATTTTGATGCGGTTTATACTGAAGAATTTGAGATGGATTTCGGTAAATTCGTACCAATGATTTCTCGTCCCGGACATCCGGATGATTCCATTGATATAAACGAAGTTATTCAAACCAAAATCGATTCTGCTTTTATCGGAAGCTGCACGAATGGAAGAATGGAAGATATGCGGGAAGCAGCAGAAATCCTGAAAAATCGAAAAGTTGCACCAGGCGTTGTTTTGAAGATCGTTCCAGCAACAGATGAAATCTGGAATCAGTGTCTGGAAGAAGGTATAATCGATATTTTTAAGAAAGCAGGAGTTCTGGTCGGAAATGCCGGTTGTGCCGGCTGTGCTGCCGGACAAATTGGTCAAAACGGTCCCGGAGAAATCACGATCAGTACCGGAAACAGGAATTTTGCCGGCAAGCAGGGAAAAGGAAAAGTCTATCTCGGATCTCCAGCGGAAGTTGCTGCGTCTGCTGTTGCCGGTTATATCACAACTGCTGATAAAATTCCTGAAAAGCCTTCAGTTTTCAAAGCAACCGGAAAATTTGAAAAACCGTTAGATTCCCAAAAAGAAGAAATTGTGGAAAAACCAACTACTATCGAAGGAAAAGTCTGGCTGATTGAAAAGGATGATATCGATACAGATATGATCTTCCATAATCGTTATTTAACGATCACTGATATTGCTGAAATGGGACAATACACATTCGATAATCTGGAAGGTTGGGAAGATTTCTCCCGAAAAGCCGAAAAAGGAGATATTGTCATCACCAATAAAAATTTCGGAGCAGGAAGTTCGCGTCAGCAGGCTGTAGATTGCTTCAAATCTCTGGGAGTGCAGGCAATTCTGGCGGAATCCTTCGGCGCAATTTATGAACGAAATGCCATCAATGCTGCTTTTCCGATTCTGACCTATAAAGATATTTCAAAACTTGAATTGAAACAAAGAGATAAGATCAGAGTTGACTTTGAGCAGGGTATTCTGACAAATCTGGAAAATGGGAAAACGGTCGAGATCGAGAAATTCTCCAATGTGCAGTTGGAGATTTATCAGAAAGGTGGACTTTTAAGATAATTTGAAATTGGAAATTTACATTCTTGTTCCCAAGCCCCAGCTTGGGAACACTCTGAATAATGAGAAGCAGATATAAAATAATAGAAGAAGATCAATTGTATTTTCTGACAATGTCAGTAGTGGAGATGATTCCCATCTTCACAAATTCGGATTATATGAACGCTATAATTGAGAATTTCAGATTCTATCAAAAAGAACAAAATTTGAAAATATATTGTTATGTAATTATGGATAACCACATTCATTTAATAGTTTCTCATCAAAACAGCTTAGTTCAAAAAAAATTCAAAATTTCAAAAGTTTCACAGCAAAAGTAATGCTAAAAAAACTTCAATCGGAAAAAAGAAATTGGATTTTAGAGTTGTTAAGATAAAATAAGAAAGAATATAAAATTCAATCTTCATTTCAGTTTTGGCAGGAAGGTAATCAACCAAAGCAAATTGTAAATGTCGAGATGTTTCGTCAAAAAGCAGAATATATTCATAATAATCCTGTAAAGCGTGGTTTGGTAGAGGAAGCAGAGCATTGGGTATATTCAAGTGCAAGAAATTTTACAGGTTTAAACGGTGTATTCGAAATTGATGAAATTTTTTAGCGTTACAAAGCTGGGGCTTTGTAACGAGAGAAAGAGAGAAAAATTATTTAAGGAGGTTCATTAAATGGGAAAAACATTCGTTGAAAAAATATTAGGCGCAGATAAAGGTGCGATAGTATTTCGCAAACCTGATATCGTTCTCACACACGATAACACAGCCAGCATTAAAAACACTTTCCATAAAATGGG
Encoded proteins:
- a CDS encoding homoaconitate hydratase family protein, producing the protein MGLTLIEKILANHSEQEIVKPGEIIDIEIDVRVARDFGGANVVKNLVNNGLEVDDPGKTFFTFDCNPTGSDQKYAANQQYCRMFARENEIKVYDVNSGIGTHLVIEKGLAIPGGTIVSTDSHANILGAIGAFGQGMGDRDIAAAWANGKSWFKVPESVKLTLKGKRPENIYAKDIVLNLLHKFGANKLLGYSVEIYGDEVEKFTLDERITISSMATEMGAIIVLFPPSDEIISYCEERSGKKIEKITADFDAVYTEEFEMDFGKFVPMISRPGHPDDSIDINEVIQTKIDSAFIGSCTNGRMEDMREAAEILKNRKVAPGVVLKIVPATDEIWNQCLEEGIIDIFKKAGVLVGNAGCAGCAAGQIGQNGPGEITISTGNRNFAGKQGKGKVYLGSPAEVAASAVAGYITTADKIPEKPSVFKATGKFEKPLDSQKEEIVEKPTTIEGKVWLIEKDDIDTDMIFHNRYLTITDIAEMGQYTFDNLEGWEDFSRKAEKGDIVITNKNFGAGSSRQQAVDCFKSLGVQAILAESFGAIYERNAINAAFPILTYKDISKLELKQRDKIRVDFEQGILTNLENGKTVEIEKFSNVQLEIYQKGGLLR
- a CDS encoding HDIG domain-containing protein, producing MDIYKLWPELNWIKDDDLREKTAKTWELALERSVLSAEDLKTIPFTLLCGPDLKVTFMDHKQSVVHIAKAAGEKCNEFYHGELPVNMDVLISGAILADVGKLLEYVLDGEGKAVQGTYGKYLRHPFSGVAIAEECGIPAEVCHIIATHAGEGNMVKRTTEAYLVHHADFMTFLPFKERLKI